Genomic window (Arcobacter aquimarinus):
GCCTATTATGGATGGAGTTGAAGCTTTCAAACAAATAAGAGCCTATGAAGAAGAACATCAATTAGGGAAAACTCCAATCATTGCTGTTACAGCAAATGCAATAAAAGGAGATAAAGAGAGATTTTTAGAGCTTGGTATGGATGATTATATTAGTAAACCAATAAATACAACCGATTTAAAAAATATTCTTAATAGATATTTATCAAATACTAAAGAGAATAAAAAAGAAAATGAGCCAAAAGAAAAGAATTTTATAGATTCTAAAAAAGTAGCAGAAAAAATAGGTATTAGCGAAAATATTGCTACATTAATTATCAATAAATTTAAAAAAGATATTCACAAAGATTTAGCTGAATTAAAAGAGTTTATAGAAATTAATGATATAGATAAAACCTCTCAAAAAGCTCATTATATTAAAAATTCTTGTTTAAATGTTTTACTAAATGATATTTGTGAATTATTAAACAAATTAGAAGATAGAACTCTTTCAAAAGATAAAAAAGAGGAAATTTTCTTTAAAGTTGAAGATATGATAAATCAAAATATCTAAAAAAAATCATAGCTCTTTTTGAGGAAGAGCTATGATATATCTTAATCCTTTATTACTATTATTTACTTTTAAATCTCCTTGAAAACTATTTTTAATTACCAGTTTTACCATATATAATCCAGTTCCAGTTCCAGTTGCTTTAGTAGTATAGTAAGGATCAAAAAGTTTTTCTAATGTATCTATCTTAACTCCTCCTGCATTATCCTCAATAATCAAAATCGTATATGAACTTTTTGATAAAACAGTGATATTTATTTCTCTATAATCTATATCTCTATCGTTAAAAGCATCAATTGCATTATTTATAATGTTCAAAATAACTTGTTCTAACTCTGTTTCAATACCATAAACTTTTTCATCACCTACATCAATATTTAAAATTATTTTATTTACATCAAATTGATTTCCTAATAATTTAATAGAAGTATTTATTGCTTTTTTTATTTCAAAAACTCTTTTTTGTTTATTTGGATTGAAAAAATTTCTAAAATCATCTATTGTTTCACTTAAAAAATCTATCTGTTTTTTTGTATTCTTAGAGAAATCATCAATAAATTTGTCATTTATCTCATTAAATTCATAAGAATTTTTCACATCATTACAATACAAAGATAATATATTTAAAGGTTGTTTTAATTGATGTGCGATAACCCCTATCATCTCTCCCATTGTTGCCATTTTCGACTGATGAATTAAAACTCTATCTTTTGCAGCAATCTCTTCCTCATCTGATTTTCTCTTTTCAAAAATATCAATGTAAACTTTTAATTTTGAATTTAATAAAACATCATGAATTGGTTTAGTTATATATTCAACTGCTCCCAAATTATAACCTTTAGTTTTATACTCATCTTTATCATAAATGCCTGTTATAAAAATAACTGGAATATTTTTTGTTCTTTCAATATTTTTTAAATAATCAACAAATTCAAATCCATCAATTTCGGGCATTTGAACATCAGTTAATATCAAATCAATATTTTCTTTCATCAATATTTCTATACCCTCTTGGGCGCTTAATGCTGAAAAAATATTAACATCGAAACTATCTTCAATCATCATTTTTAAAGAATATATATTTTCAGGAACATCATCTACTAATAAAATATTAAATCTTTCCATATTATTTTCCTAAATAGCTTAAAATTTTTTCTAGTAATTCAGTTTGAACTAACTCTTTTTTTAAAAAATGTTCTTTATTTTCAGTTGAAGAAACAACTATAAATTTAAGATTTTTATTTCTACAATAATCTAAAAAATCATCTATTTCATTTAAGTTTTCATCATAAATAACTACCAATTCATAAATCTCACTAGAAAGAATTTCTTTAGCTTCTTCAATAAATTTGCAATAATTTAAAATAAAATCATTTTTTTTCAAATATACAGCAATTGGGAAAAAAGAACCATAATCACTATCTATTATAAGAATCTTTTCATTTTTTTGTGAAAAAGTATCTTCCTCTTTTATATCTGAATCAAAAAATACTATATCTTCAACACCATAATCTTCATCTTTTGAAGAGATAATAACCTTATCATCTGAAATATTTTTAATATTTGTTTTTTTAGGTAAAATTAACTCAAAAGTACTTCCTTTATTAAGAACACTAAAAGCCTTAATATCAGCTCCAAGTAAAAGTGCTAATTCTTTAGAAATAGCTAAACCAAGTCCTGTACCACCATATTTTCTAGTCGTACTACTATCTGCTTGTTTAAATCTTTCGAAAATATATTTTAATTTCTCTTCTGAAATTCCTATTCCTTGATCTACTACTTTTATTGTTATATCATTTGCGTTTTCTTCTAAAATTACTTCAATCATCCCTTTTTGAGTAAATTTTATTGCATTACTTAATAAATTTTTCAGAATTTGCTTTATTCTATGAGAATCTGTAAGTAAAATAATATTTTTAGATAAATTATTCGTTTTTAAAACTAGATTTTTTTCAATAACTAAAGGTTTCATCTCATTAACTAAATCTTCAATTAACTCATTTATATCTATTTTAGATAAATTAAGAGCGATTTCTCCTGCTTCAATTTTTGAAATATCTAAAATATCATTGATTAAAAGAAGTAAATCATTTCCACAATTATTTATAATTTTCATATTTTTAACTTGTTCTTCATCAAGTTTTTGATTTTTATTTTTGCTCATTATAGAAGAGATAACGATTATTGAATTTAAAGGAGTTTTAAGTTCATGACTCATATTTGCTAAAAAATCTGTTTTATACTTATCTGATTCAATCAATTTTTGTTGTTGTTCTTTTAGTTCGTTAGTTAGATGTTTTAATATTTTATTTTTATTTTTCATTCTTTGAACATTTAAACATGCATCAATACTAATGTTTAATTTAACTATTAAATCCTGAAACATAGAAGTTATATATTCAAAATTAACTTCGAAATTTTCATAAACAATAAATAAAATACCTTTATTTAAAGGTAATATCAACACTTTTCTATTTTCTAAATCAAATGTTTTTACATACTTATAATCAGTTATTTTACTCTTCAAAAACTCTTTATCATATTCAAAAGAGTTATCATAAGATAAATATTTATGTAACAAATCATCTTCATCTAATAAATAAAAAAAACCATTGATAGCATTTGTCTCTTCTACAAAAGTAGAAAGAACTTCTTTCATCATAATTTTTAAATCTAAACTATTACCAATTGAGCTATGACATTTATATGTCAAAGCCAAATGTTCCATGAACATAATATACACCTTATAGCACTTAAATAATACCTAATAGGTAAAAATAATACCATAATATTTGCTTCTTAGTAAAGTGATAAAATTTAATTTATATATATTTTTATAATTTTAGCTAACTTTAATTATTAAAAGTATATAATTCCGTCCACTTAAATTATTGGGGTATCGCCAAGCGGTAAGGCAACGGTTTTTGGTACCGTCACTCGAAGGTTCGAATCCTTCTACCCCATCCAAATTAGTTTAAGTTTTATTGTTGGTGAGGTTGGAGAGTGGTCAAATCCTGCGGACTGTAAATCCGCCGCCTCAGGCTTCGAAGGTTCGAATCCTTCTCTCACCACCACTTTTAAAAGTAAATGGTTCGATAGCTCAGTCGGTAGAGCAAAGGATTGAAAATCCTTGTGTCGACAGTTCGATTCTGTCTCGAACCACCACTTTTAAATCTTTTATACACATGTGCGAGTGTGGCGGAATAGGTAGACGCGCGGGACTTAAAATCCCGTTCCGGTTTCGGAGTGTGAGTTCGA
Coding sequences:
- a CDS encoding hybrid sensor histidine kinase/response regulator, with product MERFNILLVDDVPENIYSLKMMIEDSFDVNIFSALSAQEGIEILMKENIDLILTDVQMPEIDGFEFVDYLKNIERTKNIPVIFITGIYDKDEYKTKGYNLGAVEYITKPIHDVLLNSKLKVYIDIFEKRKSDEEEIAAKDRVLIHQSKMATMGEMIGVIAHQLKQPLNILSLYCNDVKNSYEFNEINDKFIDDFSKNTKKQIDFLSETIDDFRNFFNPNKQKRVFEIKKAINTSIKLLGNQFDVNKIILNIDVGDEKVYGIETELEQVILNIINNAIDAFNDRDIDYREINITVLSKSSYTILIIEDNAGGVKIDTLEKLFDPYYTTKATGTGTGLYMVKLVIKNSFQGDLKVNNSNKGLRYIIALPQKEL
- a CDS encoding sensor histidine kinase gives rise to the protein MFMEHLALTYKCHSSIGNSLDLKIMMKEVLSTFVEETNAINGFFYLLDEDDLLHKYLSYDNSFEYDKEFLKSKITDYKYVKTFDLENRKVLILPLNKGILFIVYENFEVNFEYITSMFQDLIVKLNISIDACLNVQRMKNKNKILKHLTNELKEQQQKLIESDKYKTDFLANMSHELKTPLNSIIVISSIMSKNKNQKLDEEQVKNMKIINNCGNDLLLLINDILDISKIEAGEIALNLSKIDINELIEDLVNEMKPLVIEKNLVLKTNNLSKNIILLTDSHRIKQILKNLLSNAIKFTQKGMIEVILEENANDITIKVVDQGIGISEEKLKYIFERFKQADSSTTRKYGGTGLGLAISKELALLLGADIKAFSVLNKGSTFELILPKKTNIKNISDDKVIISSKDEDYGVEDIVFFDSDIKEEDTFSQKNEKILIIDSDYGSFFPIAVYLKKNDFILNYCKFIEEAKEILSSEIYELVVIYDENLNEIDDFLDYCRNKNLKFIVVSSTENKEHFLKKELVQTELLEKILSYLGK